From Topomyia yanbarensis strain Yona2022 chromosome 1, ASM3024719v1, whole genome shotgun sequence, one genomic window encodes:
- the LOC131682059 gene encoding phosphatidylglycerophosphatase and protein-tyrosine phosphatase 1 isoform X2, with product MMQRNNQQIRQAMFARVTFYPTLFYNVFMEKVTKRNWYDRIDENMILGALPFRSVAPEMIREENIKAVVSMNEDYELWLFSNNRDKWTKLGVEFLQLATTDIFEAPCQDKLWNGVSFINRFLPREKRISTMAGSGDDDFREDRVGTVYVHCKAGRTRSATLVGCYLMMRNGWSPERAVEHMRACRPHVLLGSKQWDALRIFHNTRIASASAATTATSGQKAPQTN from the exons ATGATG CAGcgaaataaccagcaaattcgCCAG GCAATGTTCGCCCGGGTCACGTTCTATCCGACGTTGTTCTACAACGTATTTATGGAGAAGGTGACCAAACGAAACTGGTACGATAGGATTGACGAAAATATGATCCTCGGTGCGCTACCCTTTCGCTCGGTAGCCCCGGAGATGATTCGGGAGGAGAACATCAAGGCGGTGGTCTCTATGAACGAGGACTATGAGCTGTGGCTGTTCTCGAATAATCGAGACAAGTGGACTAAACTGGGGGTGGAGTTCTTGCAGTTGGCTACGACCGACATTTTTGAGGCTCCCTGTCAGGACAAGCTGTGGAATGGCGTCAGCttcatcaatcggtttctacCCCGGGAGAAGCGGATCAGTACGATGGCAGGTTCTGGCGATGATGACTTTCGGGAGGATCGCGTGGGAACCGTCTACGTACATTGCAAAGCCGGGCGGACCCGGAGTGCAACGCTAGTTGGGTGCTATCTGATGATG CGCAACGGCTGGAGTCCGGAACGGGCGGTTGAACATATGCGCGCCTGCCGACCGCACGTGCTTCTCGGCAGCAAACAATGGGATGCGCTGCGGATATTTCACAACACCCGAATAGCCTCAGCATCTGCTGCCACCACCGCGACATCCGGTCAGAAAGCACCGCAAACGAACTAA
- the LOC131682059 gene encoding phosphatidylglycerophosphatase and protein-tyrosine phosphatase 1 isoform X1 has protein sequence MMQQRNNQQIRQAMFARVTFYPTLFYNVFMEKVTKRNWYDRIDENMILGALPFRSVAPEMIREENIKAVVSMNEDYELWLFSNNRDKWTKLGVEFLQLATTDIFEAPCQDKLWNGVSFINRFLPREKRISTMAGSGDDDFREDRVGTVYVHCKAGRTRSATLVGCYLMMRNGWSPERAVEHMRACRPHVLLGSKQWDALRIFHNTRIASASAATTATSGQKAPQTN, from the exons ATGATG CAGCAGcgaaataaccagcaaattcgCCAG GCAATGTTCGCCCGGGTCACGTTCTATCCGACGTTGTTCTACAACGTATTTATGGAGAAGGTGACCAAACGAAACTGGTACGATAGGATTGACGAAAATATGATCCTCGGTGCGCTACCCTTTCGCTCGGTAGCCCCGGAGATGATTCGGGAGGAGAACATCAAGGCGGTGGTCTCTATGAACGAGGACTATGAGCTGTGGCTGTTCTCGAATAATCGAGACAAGTGGACTAAACTGGGGGTGGAGTTCTTGCAGTTGGCTACGACCGACATTTTTGAGGCTCCCTGTCAGGACAAGCTGTGGAATGGCGTCAGCttcatcaatcggtttctacCCCGGGAGAAGCGGATCAGTACGATGGCAGGTTCTGGCGATGATGACTTTCGGGAGGATCGCGTGGGAACCGTCTACGTACATTGCAAAGCCGGGCGGACCCGGAGTGCAACGCTAGTTGGGTGCTATCTGATGATG CGCAACGGCTGGAGTCCGGAACGGGCGGTTGAACATATGCGCGCCTGCCGACCGCACGTGCTTCTCGGCAGCAAACAATGGGATGCGCTGCGGATATTTCACAACACCCGAATAGCCTCAGCATCTGCTGCCACCACCGCGACATCCGGTCAGAAAGCACCGCAAACGAACTAA
- the LOC131682059 gene encoding phosphatidylglycerophosphatase and protein-tyrosine phosphatase 1 isoform X3 → MMAMFARVTFYPTLFYNVFMEKVTKRNWYDRIDENMILGALPFRSVAPEMIREENIKAVVSMNEDYELWLFSNNRDKWTKLGVEFLQLATTDIFEAPCQDKLWNGVSFINRFLPREKRISTMAGSGDDDFREDRVGTVYVHCKAGRTRSATLVGCYLMMRNGWSPERAVEHMRACRPHVLLGSKQWDALRIFHNTRIASASAATTATSGQKAPQTN, encoded by the exons ATGATG GCAATGTTCGCCCGGGTCACGTTCTATCCGACGTTGTTCTACAACGTATTTATGGAGAAGGTGACCAAACGAAACTGGTACGATAGGATTGACGAAAATATGATCCTCGGTGCGCTACCCTTTCGCTCGGTAGCCCCGGAGATGATTCGGGAGGAGAACATCAAGGCGGTGGTCTCTATGAACGAGGACTATGAGCTGTGGCTGTTCTCGAATAATCGAGACAAGTGGACTAAACTGGGGGTGGAGTTCTTGCAGTTGGCTACGACCGACATTTTTGAGGCTCCCTGTCAGGACAAGCTGTGGAATGGCGTCAGCttcatcaatcggtttctacCCCGGGAGAAGCGGATCAGTACGATGGCAGGTTCTGGCGATGATGACTTTCGGGAGGATCGCGTGGGAACCGTCTACGTACATTGCAAAGCCGGGCGGACCCGGAGTGCAACGCTAGTTGGGTGCTATCTGATGATG CGCAACGGCTGGAGTCCGGAACGGGCGGTTGAACATATGCGCGCCTGCCGACCGCACGTGCTTCTCGGCAGCAAACAATGGGATGCGCTGCGGATATTTCACAACACCCGAATAGCCTCAGCATCTGCTGCCACCACCGCGACATCCGGTCAGAAAGCACCGCAAACGAACTAA
- the LOC131682074 gene encoding succinate dehydrogenase [ubiquinone] cytochrome b small subunit, mitochondrial, translated as MALHFVLRSSCRNSAPIFNTIINSGKLPMVSRSLTSTVPKSFLGTPKAVTTLIGGPVRQFTATAVRRSATGNHVTVWSAERALALGMLGIIPVGLMFPSQAGDAIMAVSMVMHFHWGLEAIVVDYVRPILFGNVIPKLAQGMLLVVSVATLGGLFYFIHNDIGIANSIRKIWATKPKA; from the exons ATGGCTCTCCACTTTGTCCTGCGTTCGTCGTGTCGTAATTCTG CACCGATTTTcaacacaatcatcaacagcGGAAAACTGCCGATGGTAAGCCGTTCGCTAACTTCCACCGTGCCGAAATCTTTTCTGGGTACACCGAAGGCAGTAACCACCCTGATCGGCGGACCGGTTAGACAATTCACGGCCACTGCAGTACGGCGTTCGGCCACCGGTAACCACGTCACCGTGTGGAGTGCTGAACGGGCCCTGGCCCTAGGCATGCTGGGTATTATTCCGGTTGGATTGATGTTCCCATCGCAGGCCGGAGACGCTATCATGGCAGTCTCCATGGTGATGCATTTCCATTG GGGTCTTGAAGCCATCGTTGTCGATTATGTTCGTCCAATTCTGTTCGGAAATGTGATACCGAAGTTGGCCCAAGGAATGTTGCTGGTGGTATCGGTTGCCACCCTCGGTGGGTTGTTCTATTTCATCCACAACGACATTGGCATCGCCAACAGTATTCGAAAGATATGGGCTACCAAACCGAAGGCTTAA